Below is a window of Halolamina sp. CBA1230 DNA.
GTCGGCGACCGCCCGGCCGACTGGCAGTGTCCGCTCCCCTCGCTTCCGGCGTTCGCCGTCGACGACGCGCCACAGACAGACGAGGCGACGCCGGCCGGCAACTGGCCGCTCGCAAGTCTCCTCGACGCGCTGGCGACCAGCGATGCGCCTGCGCTCGTCCAACTCCTCGTGACGCCGCGACCGGACTGGCACGCGACCAAGCAGGATCGCAGCATCGATCTCGAACTCAACAGCGACCTGCGGCGCAACGCCCTGCTGCAGTCACTCATCGGGTCGTCGGGCGCTGCCGACACGGACACGGCGACCAACGCGGCCGACGACGCCACAACGGACACGTCGATCGCCCCAGCGAACCGGCGGCGGATCGAGGCGCTCGAAACCGTCGACGCCCGCCGATCGTTCACCGTCAACGCCCGGGCGGTCGCCCTCGGGACTGATGCCGATAGTGCCACCAGCACGATCCAGTCGGTGGCGACAGGGTTCGAGGCCATCCGTGGTGACCACTATCGGCTCGCCCCGACCCAGTACGCGTACGGGGCCGACGCGGCCCACGACCAGTTCACAGCCCTCTGCGAGCGCAGGACGCACCAGTCGCCGACACGCTACGCCCACGTCATCCCGGGCACGACGAACGCGAGCCCGGCCATCGTCGCCGATCCGGGCGCCGTCGCGGCGTTCTGCATCACGAACGGGCCGGCGCTGAGCCCCGCGGCGAGCCGGGCGCTCGAGCCGACGCCGACCGACCGCACAGGGATCGAACTCCCGCCGCGAACGGTCCTTGACCGCTATCTCGACCAGCCGGGGATGACGGTCGGCCACCCGAAAACGGCCGACCGGGAACCGCTCGACGCGACCCTGTCGCTGCCGCCGTCGATCCAGCCACTGCATACCGCACTGTTCGGGGCGACCGGCGCCGGCAAGACCGCGGTCGGCCAGACGATGCACCTCACGAACCACGGGGCGACCGACGGCGCGACGATCTACATCGACGCGAAAGGTGACGACGCCCCCGCCGAGTACGCTCGCGCCCAGTTCGCCCGGGAGGGCGACCTCGACGATCTCTACTACTTCGACTGTACCGAGTACCTGCCCGCGCTGCCGTTTCTCACGATCGAGCCGCTACTCGACGCGGGGCTGGACCGGGAGTGGGCCGTCAATACGGTCGCCGAACACTACATCGACCTGCTGGCGGCGGCGATGGGCCCCGAGCAGTTCTACAGCGCGGAGGCGGCCGTCGAGGTGATCCAGCAGCTCGTCCGCGCGCTGTTCGACCCGGTCCACGGCGCCGACAGCATCAGCCAACAGGAGCTGCTGGCGGCCGCCGCGCAGTTCCACGAGACCGGGAACCCGCCGCCCGTGTCCGACGGCGCGCTCCACCAGAAGCTCGCGAGTACGGCCGCGAACGCCCCCACGACGTTCGACAGCATCATGAGCGCCGTCACCCGGCGGATCGGTGTCGCCACGAACGACACCCGCCTCGCCCCGCTGTTCGAGGCCCAGCACGACACGGCGACGTTCGATCTCCGCGCCGCCCTCGACGAGGACTGCGTCATCGTGGTCGACCTGCGGGGCTACGGCGACCGCTCGCGGACGTTGCTGGCGATCGCGATCCTCTCCCAGCTCTGGCGCGCCCTCCAGCGCCGGCAGGCCCTCGGGACGGCGACCGATCACCCGCTCGTCAACTGCTACATCGAGGAGGCGGCAGAGCTGGCGACGACGGGCATCCTCGACACGCTGCTCTCACAGGGCCGGGCGTTCGACCTCGCGCTCACGCTCGCGATGCAGTTCCCCGAACAGCTCCGGGATACCCACCAGCGAGTGTACGCCGAACTCCTCAACGACGTCGGCACCATCATCACGGGCCCCGTCGGCGTCGACCGCCGGCTGGCCGAGCGCCTGGCGACGAGTGATGCCGACGCGGATGCGGTCGCGGACCGCCTTCGCGACCTCCAGCGCGGGGAGTGGCTCGTCCGCCCTGCCGCCCCGTTCGCCGACCGCCAGCCCCGGCCCTTCACGGTGACGTCACCGTCGCTGCCTGCTGGTCACCCAGAGAGTGACAGCCCGCTCACCGGCGCTCGTGAGGCGGCGTTCAGGGAGGCGTTCGACGACGCCAAAAGCCGGACCCGGGAGGCGGTGGGCGTCCCTGTAGGCCGCACGGCCAGCGGGAGTGCGGATCCTGCGGCCCTCGACGGGCCGATCGAGGGGTCGGTCGCCGGGCTCGCAGCGGCGACGGCCACGATCCCGCATACGGAGCGGTTCCCCGACTGTCTCTCGTACATCGACGAGCCACCGTATCCGCTCGTCTGTGACACGTGCGAGACCCGCTACGCGGCCACGCCGGAGGGAATGCGCCGGGCGATCGCGTGTCACCACTCGCTCGACGCCGTCGATCGAGCGGCCATTCCCATCTGCTCGCTCGATCTCCAGCTCACGAGCGGGGAGCGTGCCGCCAGCCCGTACAGTGACGCGCAGTTGCGCCTGCTCGCGGCCGTCTACATGGCCCACCAGCAGCGGTTCGACGCCCAGCTGGAGTACGACATCGTCTGGGACTCCATGACCAATCTGGAGGCATATGTCGGGATCGACACGGACGGGGTGCAGGAGCTGCTGGATGACGGGCTCCTGCGCGTGGATTGTCGCCGCCCGCACAAGCTGTACACGGTGACGCCCGACGGC
It encodes the following:
- a CDS encoding type IV secretory system conjugative DNA transfer family protein — encoded protein: MVPDDFTTERSYLHIQPSDAPLRAEQVPQAIAHLHRSTGGDGDAPPTYEWLFAATGTADSTGERHIDWYVGCDGSLGPLKRTLRQILPDSVDLVETDTTYRAALDAPSTPDPDADTEAPERDVAAVQWEGVGDRPADWQCPLPSLPAFAVDDAPQTDEATPAGNWPLASLLDALATSDAPALVQLLVTPRPDWHATKQDRSIDLELNSDLRRNALLQSLIGSSGAADTDTATNAADDATTDTSIAPANRRRIEALETVDARRSFTVNARAVALGTDADSATSTIQSVATGFEAIRGDHYRLAPTQYAYGADAAHDQFTALCERRTHQSPTRYAHVIPGTTNASPAIVADPGAVAAFCITNGPALSPAASRALEPTPTDRTGIELPPRTVLDRYLDQPGMTVGHPKTADREPLDATLSLPPSIQPLHTALFGATGAGKTAVGQTMHLTNHGATDGATIYIDAKGDDAPAEYARAQFAREGDLDDLYYFDCTEYLPALPFLTIEPLLDAGLDREWAVNTVAEHYIDLLAAAMGPEQFYSAEAAVEVIQQLVRALFDPVHGADSISQQELLAAAAQFHETGNPPPVSDGALHQKLASTAANAPTTFDSIMSAVTRRIGVATNDTRLAPLFEAQHDTATFDLRAALDEDCVIVVDLRGYGDRSRTLLAIAILSQLWRALQRRQALGTATDHPLVNCYIEEAAELATTGILDTLLSQGRAFDLALTLAMQFPEQLRDTHQRVYAELLNDVGTIITGPVGVDRRLAERLATSDADADAVADRLRDLQRGEWLVRPAAPFADRQPRPFTVTSPSLPAGHPESDSPLTGAREAAFREAFDDAKSRTREAVGVPVGRTASGSADPAALDGPIEGSVAGLAAATATIPHTERFPDCLSYIDEPPYPLVCDTCETRYAATPEGMRRAIACHHSLDAVDRAAIPICSLDLQLTSGERAASPYSDAQLRLLAAVYMAHQQRFDAQLEYDIVWDSMTNLEAYVGIDTDGVQELLDDGLLRVDCRRPHKLYTVTPDGRDAIGVGHREGIAYGDGTGDLSESSLHVAMVAVGARLLAEEFVEPDDQPGTRVERYYGVDDGRLDAAVLDADDAVVAALEAERINNDRGEAIPKDFDKMAACDPEAAWWLVKTRGDGHEVLRALNDPPDGESRVPRTYSENMAPREYRLDTPGLTEVLPFEYARDTLLDADGPG